The following proteins are encoded in a genomic region of Bacillus sp. FJAT-22090:
- a CDS encoding metal ABC transporter solute-binding protein, Zn/Mn family — translation MKKWILIIFSAVLFIAGCSNKSNDSIGNEQKPLVVTTTGQIADAVREIAGDHVIVKSLMGPGVDPHLYKATQGDLQTLEEADIIFYNGLELEGKMSDIFEKMKEEKTVRAIGDAILKNQILRNELHPELSDPHIWFDIEVWQQAVKEVTKTLVAEIPDNQDEFLKNEEVYFQKLNDLSKWADERINEIPKEQRVLVTAHDAFNYFGRSHGMEVRGLQGLSTDSEYGLKDIQNIVDFLVDQNIKAVFIESSVSDKAMKAVIEGAKEKGHSIQIGGELFSDAMGAEGTEEGTYIGMYKHNVNTIVDSLK, via the coding sequence TTGAAAAAGTGGATATTAATAATTTTTTCTGCTGTTTTATTTATTGCTGGTTGCAGTAACAAAAGCAATGACAGCATAGGAAATGAGCAAAAGCCCTTGGTCGTTACGACAACAGGACAAATTGCAGATGCTGTAAGGGAAATAGCAGGAGATCACGTCATAGTAAAGTCGTTGATGGGTCCTGGAGTCGACCCCCATCTTTACAAGGCAACACAAGGTGACTTACAAACCTTAGAAGAAGCCGACATCATTTTTTATAACGGTTTAGAACTAGAAGGGAAAATGAGCGATATTTTTGAAAAAATGAAAGAAGAAAAAACTGTTCGGGCAATTGGAGATGCTATTCTGAAGAACCAAATTTTACGTAACGAACTACATCCAGAACTCTCTGACCCACATATTTGGTTCGATATTGAAGTTTGGCAACAAGCAGTTAAAGAGGTTACTAAAACTCTTGTCGCAGAAATACCCGATAACCAAGATGAATTTTTAAAAAATGAAGAAGTATACTTCCAAAAATTAAACGATTTATCTAAATGGGCTGACGAACGTATTAATGAAATCCCTAAAGAACAACGAGTGCTTGTTACTGCTCATGATGCATTTAACTATTTTGGAAGAAGTCATGGAATGGAAGTAAGAGGTTTACAGGGCTTGAGCACTGATTCTGAATATGGCTTGAAGGATATTCAAAACATTGTAGATTTTCTTGTTGATCAAAATATTAAAGCCGTTTTTATCGAATCAAGTGTTTCTGACAAAGCAATGAAAGCAGTTATTGAAGGGGCAAAGGAAAAAGGTCACTCCATACAAATTGGTGGCGAGCTTTTCTCTGATGCAATGGGTGCTGAAGGAACCGAAGAAGGTACTTATATTGGAATGTACAAACATAATGTCAATACGATTGTCGATTCCCTAAAATAG